In Gammaproteobacteria bacterium, one genomic interval encodes:
- a CDS encoding ankyrin repeat domain-containing protein — MLQHGAKSSLAVSDGLTPLHIAAQIGNLDILKLFLETHLGYMTTTKQDNFGETPLFRAIGNAPDNVLAKVVQILLKKDSSAVNINNEDNTSPLELALLRTNPEVIKLLINNGATITNKLVSEAAELMKQSSKQLCNNIWFLDKRSQSNNNLAECAKIIIQTKSLDISESPKARM, encoded by the coding sequence TTGCTACAACATGGAGCAAAATCTTCCCTCGCAGTTAGTGATGGATTAACTCCATTACATATTGCCGCCCAGATTGGTAACCTGGATATTCTAAAGTTATTTTTAGAAACTCACCTTGGCTATATGACTACAACTAAACAAGATAATTTCGGGGAAACTCCACTTTTTCGTGCTATCGGAAACGCTCCAGACAATGTCTTAGCTAAAGTTGTTCAAATTCTATTAAAAAAAGACTCAAGCGCTGTGAATATCAATAATGAAGATAATACGAGCCCTTTAGAATTAGCACTATTACGCACTAATCCAGAAGTGATTAAATTATTAATTAATAATGGTGCAACCATCACAAACAAACTTGTTTCCGAAGCGGCGGAGCTTATGAAACAAAGTTCAAAACAACTTTGCAACAATATTTGGTTTTTAGATAAAAGAAGCCAAAGCAATAATAACTTAGCTGAATGTGCCAAGATAATAATTCAAACGAAGTCTCTTGATATAAGTGAATCGCCAAAAGCTCGCATGTAA
- a CDS encoding ankyrin repeat domain-containing protein encodes MVQNILNTGETLNYPANPQGACDGYTIGWIEAMLASEDYLFTNRIKKIQQDKNILRSLISSVIFKVKSRKELVAEDRALFDILGFYERLELFHTPEKYYPGFFPKPLSQGNIDEISCIASSQPIIEKGGLHTVYSDSFIYKLEELEKYLEHLLQILSSVEFDDDLKNTGILIASNLHMVGIIFDHVLKQWSWYLDANEGEAEAVQNTHELVNSMLSFKNEYELVVIDGKFQPEKGKLYVTKSGGKLCYAILNSLNDLIIDNIDAKELKSIPSFPVNLLLSTSSLHHEQLKPYLLPILNIVSRRGHTRDSRYLPLNVKVITVKNNKHLMEWHQRFSEFKNYQSITREIAHRCATVNLLYIAAQHGNIEVVNKLLRYPDLQINHIFGQQFSILYIAAQNGHYDVVNALLQHPKIKVNEQMHDGATALMIAAQHGYIDIVNVLLNHPDIDSKRPLHNGATPLFMAAQNGHCDVFKALLPYSNINKRFDGGATALYIASQNGHSDIVDILLKRHDININNECFNGTTPLYIAAYNGHLNIVEALLQHPQIKVNHAIKDSKATALLIATQNGYLDIVIALLNHPNIDVNATLNKGTTALISAVQRGHVDIVRALLGRPDIEIDKQCDDGLTALTIAEKLDNKEIVNLINQANITRHTTASFLK; translated from the coding sequence ATGGTACAAAATATACTTAATACAGGTGAGACACTGAACTATCCTGCCAACCCACAAGGCGCTTGCGATGGTTATACCATTGGATGGATAGAAGCTATGCTTGCGAGTGAGGATTATTTATTCACCAACAGAATAAAAAAAATTCAACAAGATAAAAACATACTTAGAAGTTTAATTTCATCAGTTATATTCAAAGTCAAATCAAGAAAAGAATTAGTAGCCGAAGACCGCGCCTTGTTTGATATCCTTGGTTTTTATGAAAGATTAGAACTTTTTCATACGCCTGAAAAATATTACCCTGGCTTCTTTCCTAAACCTTTATCTCAGGGAAATATCGACGAAATTTCTTGTATTGCTTCCTCACAACCTATTATAGAAAAAGGCGGTTTACACACTGTTTATTCTGATTCTTTTATCTATAAACTAGAAGAGCTTGAAAAATATTTAGAGCATTTGTTGCAGATACTCTCATCTGTAGAATTTGATGATGATTTAAAAAATACTGGTATTCTAATCGCAAGTAACTTGCACATGGTGGGTATTATTTTTGATCATGTATTGAAGCAGTGGTCATGGTATTTGGACGCAAATGAAGGAGAAGCGGAGGCTGTACAAAATACACATGAATTAGTAAATAGTATGTTATCTTTTAAAAATGAATATGAACTTGTTGTAATTGATGGAAAATTCCAACCCGAGAAAGGTAAATTATATGTTACGAAAAGCGGTGGAAAACTTTGTTATGCGATTCTCAATTCACTGAATGATTTGATCATAGATAACATTGATGCAAAAGAATTAAAAAGTATTCCTAGTTTTCCCGTTAATTTACTACTCTCCACTTCGTCTCTTCATCATGAACAATTAAAACCCTATTTGTTACCGATTTTAAATATTGTATCAAGACGAGGACATACGCGAGATTCTCGCTACTTACCCTTGAATGTAAAAGTAATCACCGTTAAAAATAATAAACATTTGATGGAATGGCATCAGCGGTTTTCCGAGTTTAAAAATTATCAATCCATTACCCGCGAAATTGCGCATCGTTGCGCTACGGTTAATTTACTTTACATTGCCGCCCAACATGGAAATATTGAGGTTGTCAACAAGTTGCTGAGATATCCGGATTTACAAATAAACCACATTTTTGGTCAACAATTTTCGATACTCTACATTGCGGCTCAAAATGGCCATTATGATGTTGTGAATGCATTGCTTCAACATCCGAAGATTAAAGTCAATGAACAAATGCATGATGGCGCCACAGCATTGATGATTGCAGCCCAGCATGGTTATATTGATATTGTAAATGTGTTGCTAAACCACCCAGATATTGATTCCAAAAGACCACTTCATAATGGCGCCACTCCTCTTTTTATGGCAGCCCAAAATGGACATTGCGACGTTTTCAAAGCCTTACTCCCCTATTCGAACATTAATAAACGGTTTGATGGCGGTGCAACCGCGCTCTATATAGCTTCTCAAAATGGCCACTCAGACATCGTTGATATCTTGCTTAAAAGGCATGATATTAATATTAATAATGAATGTTTTAATGGAACAACACCACTTTATATTGCTGCATATAATGGACATTTGAATATTGTTGAGGCTTTACTTCAACATCCGCAAATAAAAGTGAACCATGCTATAAAAGATTCTAAGGCCACAGCGTTATTGATTGCTACTCAAAATGGTTACCTTGATATTGTCATTGCATTATTAAATCACCCTAACATTGATGTTAATGCAACCCTAAACAAGGGAACAACTGCACTTATCAGCGCTGTACAAAGAGGACATGTTGATATTGTGCGCGCCCTATTGGGCCGTCCTGATATAGAAATAGACAAACAATGTGATGATGGATTAACTGCACTTACCATTGCTGAAAAACTTGATAATAAGGAAATCGTTAATTTAATCAATCAGGCCAATATAACGAGACACACCACCGCTTCCTTTTTAAAGTAA